The proteins below are encoded in one region of Pyxidicoccus trucidator:
- a CDS encoding SPFH domain-containing protein yields the protein MSANTKQAAKAKESPESGEAGGRTQLVRVDGGGGGSGRGEHHIRHAEGWRAGKPVEDPEKMKRWGLVTARPSEFLVHMRRGRVRDVSGQGASCFKLPGDSVAIVPTSIQRLQFTADQVTNEKVGVQVTGLAVYRIADPLVAFRMLNFSFPERAQEKLAELLREMFVGAARRLVANMSVEECFSKRKEGIAAELMREIAPVVAGNGKLEDQVDAGWGVILDTIEIQDVRVLSSTVFENMQARFRREQERQAREAELAKERFVHREETEAERQLSLQRLAAEEEVRQGRQVADEQARLDALAVEARVAEAKLAQERTLKQEQATVERQVALTRLAAEQEVRQKKQVSDEQAKLEALAGESRLSEAKIVSERTLSISRAQVEMEKLQREQEDEIARQRMALETLKREQDTNVHQAKLELEKLKLAQEAEAAQAKVELVRLQRVQEADAAKAQLELARQQREAELELARQEREQQLELARLQREQEAESTKARMELARQLREQEIELAAQQHDQELSLQKQKREQEVELARLRAEQEAEAEKGRLVLERMRREQEQTTARHEALLAEHQQEAERLHAELQVVQARKSIVETEVAIAELRVRKDRTHQELELVKARALRDIENSVSAEVIQMTLAQQLPQVAAAFQQKMGEVHVTAVDGANPFGYIAAAVEGVMGLARSAGLKVPASSPASPAQ from the coding sequence ATGAGCGCGAACACGAAGCAGGCGGCCAAGGCGAAGGAGTCCCCCGAGTCCGGTGAGGCAGGTGGCAGGACTCAGCTCGTCCGTGTGGACGGCGGCGGGGGTGGCAGCGGGAGGGGAGAGCACCACATTCGCCATGCGGAAGGGTGGCGCGCGGGCAAGCCGGTGGAGGACCCGGAGAAGATGAAGCGCTGGGGGCTCGTCACGGCGCGGCCCAGCGAGTTCCTCGTCCACATGCGGCGCGGCCGGGTGCGCGACGTCAGCGGCCAGGGCGCCAGCTGCTTCAAGCTGCCGGGCGACTCGGTGGCGATTGTGCCCACCAGCATCCAGCGGCTCCAGTTCACCGCGGACCAGGTGACGAACGAGAAGGTGGGCGTCCAGGTGACGGGCCTCGCGGTGTACCGCATCGCGGACCCGCTGGTGGCCTTCCGGATGCTCAACTTCTCCTTCCCGGAGCGGGCGCAGGAGAAGCTGGCGGAGCTGCTGCGGGAGATGTTCGTGGGCGCCGCGCGGCGACTCGTGGCGAACATGTCCGTGGAGGAGTGCTTCTCCAAGCGCAAGGAGGGCATCGCCGCGGAGCTGATGCGCGAGATTGCCCCGGTGGTGGCGGGCAACGGCAAGCTGGAGGACCAGGTGGACGCGGGCTGGGGCGTCATCCTGGACACGATTGAAATCCAGGACGTGCGCGTCCTGTCCTCCACCGTCTTCGAGAACATGCAGGCGCGCTTCCGCCGCGAGCAGGAGCGGCAGGCGCGCGAGGCGGAGCTGGCCAAGGAGCGCTTCGTCCACCGCGAGGAGACGGAGGCCGAGCGGCAGCTCAGCCTGCAGCGGCTGGCGGCCGAGGAGGAGGTGCGCCAGGGCCGGCAGGTGGCCGACGAGCAGGCCCGGCTGGATGCGCTGGCGGTGGAGGCGCGCGTCGCCGAGGCGAAGCTCGCCCAGGAGCGCACGCTGAAGCAGGAGCAGGCCACGGTGGAGCGTCAGGTGGCGCTCACCCGGCTGGCCGCCGAGCAGGAGGTCCGCCAGAAGAAGCAGGTCTCCGACGAGCAGGCGAAGCTGGAGGCGCTGGCCGGAGAGTCCCGCCTGTCCGAGGCGAAGATTGTCTCCGAGCGCACGCTGTCCATCAGCCGCGCGCAGGTGGAGATGGAGAAGCTGCAGCGCGAGCAGGAGGACGAAATCGCCCGTCAGCGCATGGCGCTGGAGACGCTCAAGCGCGAGCAGGACACGAACGTGCACCAGGCGAAGCTGGAGCTGGAGAAGCTCAAGCTGGCGCAGGAGGCCGAGGCCGCGCAGGCGAAGGTGGAGCTGGTGCGCCTGCAGCGCGTGCAGGAGGCGGACGCCGCGAAGGCGCAGCTGGAGCTGGCCCGCCAGCAGCGCGAGGCGGAGCTGGAGCTGGCCCGTCAGGAGCGCGAGCAGCAGCTGGAGCTGGCGCGGCTGCAGCGGGAGCAGGAGGCGGAGTCCACCAAGGCGCGCATGGAGCTGGCGCGGCAGCTGCGCGAGCAGGAAATCGAATTGGCGGCGCAGCAGCACGACCAGGAGCTGTCGCTGCAGAAGCAGAAGCGCGAGCAGGAGGTGGAGCTGGCGCGGCTTCGGGCCGAGCAGGAGGCGGAAGCCGAGAAGGGCCGCCTGGTGCTGGAGCGCATGCGCCGCGAGCAGGAGCAGACGACGGCGCGGCACGAGGCGCTGCTCGCCGAGCACCAGCAGGAGGCGGAGCGGCTGCACGCGGAGCTCCAGGTGGTGCAGGCGCGCAAGTCCATCGTCGAGACGGAGGTGGCCATCGCCGAGCTGCGCGTGCGCAAGGACCGGACGCACCAGGAGCTGGAGCTGGTCAAGGCTCGGGCGCTGCGCGACATCGAGAACAGCGTGAGCGCGGAGGTCATCCAGATGACGCTCGCGCAGCAGCTGCCGCAGGTGGCCGCCGCCTTCCAGCAGAAGATGGGCGAGGTGCACGTCACGGCGGTGGATGGGGCCAACCCGTTTGGTTACATCGCCGCCGCGGTGGAAGGTGTCATGGGGTTGGCGCGCTCCGCGGGCCTCAAGGTGCCTGCCTCCTCGCCTGCCTCTCCGGCGCAGTAG
- a CDS encoding protein-disulfide reductase DsbD family protein, whose amino-acid sequence MDAKRLAVVAVLAGVAVAVVPWLLPTGPTAGLDAARFLESGSLAVGAAVVFAGGLLTALTPCVYPLIPITVSVFGARKAEGRGKALLLTSAYIVGMGVVFSALGILAAKTGQAFGALLGHPAVVSGLAVFLLLLATSMFGAFELALPSNWQSKLTSVGGSGVAGAFLMGSVSGFLAAPCTGPVLTGLLAFVAKTANTTLGATLLFIYALGIGVPFFLIGVFTVRLPRGGVWMEWVKSVLGIMLVALAFSYLKDAMPWARDVVKGLGAQVGQLPGAAIAAVLAVAGVLVGAVHRSFKEGARDFSLKALGVALVVVALVLRGGALDAGPVGTLWVSLGLAEPPVAPSWRWHHVMPAKQATFSPEEFEKVLAQAKADGRPVLIDFFADWCAACKELDRETYPAPEVISQSSEGQFLNIKIDATNSEDALDALLERFGVEGLPTVAFVSPQGEVLTKPRITGFLEPSPFAQEMKKARCSSEGAC is encoded by the coding sequence ATGGACGCGAAGAGACTGGCAGTGGTGGCGGTGCTGGCGGGTGTGGCGGTGGCCGTGGTGCCCTGGCTGCTGCCCACCGGCCCCACTGCCGGCCTGGACGCGGCCCGGTTCCTCGAATCGGGCAGCCTGGCGGTGGGCGCCGCGGTGGTGTTCGCCGGCGGGCTGCTCACCGCCCTGACACCCTGCGTCTACCCGCTCATCCCGATTACCGTCTCCGTCTTCGGTGCGCGGAAGGCGGAGGGGCGGGGCAAGGCGCTGCTCCTCACCTCGGCCTACATCGTGGGCATGGGGGTGGTGTTCAGCGCGCTGGGAATCCTGGCGGCGAAGACGGGCCAGGCCTTCGGCGCGCTGCTGGGGCATCCGGCGGTGGTGTCGGGGCTGGCGGTGTTCCTGCTGCTGCTGGCCACGTCCATGTTCGGCGCCTTCGAGCTGGCGCTGCCGTCCAACTGGCAGTCGAAGCTGACGTCGGTGGGCGGCTCGGGCGTGGCGGGCGCGTTCCTCATGGGCAGCGTGTCGGGCTTCCTCGCGGCGCCCTGCACCGGGCCGGTGCTGACGGGCCTGCTGGCCTTCGTGGCGAAGACGGCCAACACCACGCTGGGCGCGACGCTGCTGTTCATCTACGCGCTGGGCATCGGCGTGCCCTTCTTCCTCATCGGCGTCTTCACCGTGCGGCTGCCGCGTGGCGGCGTGTGGATGGAGTGGGTGAAGAGCGTGCTGGGCATCATGCTGGTGGCGCTGGCCTTCAGCTACCTCAAGGACGCGATGCCCTGGGCGCGTGACGTGGTGAAGGGGCTGGGCGCGCAGGTGGGGCAATTGCCGGGCGCGGCCATCGCCGCGGTGCTGGCGGTGGCGGGCGTGCTGGTGGGCGCGGTGCACCGCTCGTTCAAGGAGGGCGCGCGCGACTTCTCGCTGAAGGCGCTGGGCGTGGCGCTGGTGGTGGTGGCGCTGGTGCTGCGCGGCGGCGCGCTGGACGCGGGCCCGGTGGGCACGCTGTGGGTGAGCCTGGGCCTGGCCGAGCCGCCCGTGGCGCCGTCCTGGCGGTGGCACCACGTCATGCCCGCGAAGCAGGCGACGTTCTCCCCGGAGGAGTTCGAGAAGGTGCTCGCGCAGGCGAAGGCCGACGGGCGCCCGGTGCTCATCGACTTCTTCGCGGACTGGTGCGCGGCCTGCAAGGAGCTGGACCGCGAGACGTACCCCGCGCCGGAGGTCATCTCCCAGTCGTCGGAGGGCCAGTTCCTCAACATCAAGATTGATGCGACGAACAGCGAGGACGCGCTGGATGCGCTGCTGGAGCGCTTCGGCGTGGAGGGCCTGCCCACCGTGGCCTTCGTGTCGCCGCAAGGCGAGGTGCTGACGAAGCCGCGCATCACCGGCTTCCTGGAGCCCAGCCCGTTCGCCCAGGAGATGAAGAAGGCGCGCTGCTCGTCCGAAGGCGCCTGCTGA
- a CDS encoding tRNA-uridine aminocarboxypropyltransferase, protein MRSRTPEDLAGRCPRCFLPTYLCLCAEVPSIATRTELLVIRHHKETLKSTNTARMAALALPRCRIVSYGSPGQPFDTSVLEAPDTWLLFPDTQLETTPDATPPARLIVLDGSWGQARRMVQRVPALRRLPGLKLPPPLPDTRRLRRPPHPDGMSTLEAIAGALAHLEGEHVASPLYALHEVMIDRVMMSRGRLATPGCDADDGD, encoded by the coding sequence ATGAGGTCTCGAACCCCGGAGGACCTCGCTGGCCGCTGCCCGCGTTGCTTCCTGCCCACCTACCTGTGTCTGTGCGCCGAGGTGCCGAGCATCGCCACGCGCACGGAGCTGCTTGTCATCCGCCACCACAAGGAGACGTTGAAGTCCACCAACACGGCGCGGATGGCGGCGCTCGCCCTGCCCCGCTGCCGCATCGTCTCCTATGGCTCGCCGGGCCAGCCCTTCGACACCTCCGTGCTGGAGGCGCCGGACACGTGGCTGCTCTTCCCGGACACGCAGCTGGAGACCACGCCGGACGCAACTCCGCCCGCGCGACTCATCGTCCTGGACGGAAGCTGGGGACAGGCGCGCCGCATGGTGCAGCGGGTGCCGGCGCTGCGACGGCTGCCGGGCCTGAAGCTGCCCCCACCGCTGCCGGACACACGCCGCCTGAGGCGGCCGCCGCACCCGGACGGCATGTCCACGCTGGAGGCCATCGCCGGAGCGCTGGCGCACCTGGAGGGCGAGCACGTGGCCAGCCCCCTCTACGCGCTGCACGAGGTGATGATCGACCGGGTGATGATGAGCCGTGGACGGCTGGCGACGCCCGGCTGTGACGCGGACGATGGGGACTGA